A single region of the Thioalkalivibrio nitratireducens DSM 14787 genome encodes:
- the nuoI gene encoding NADH-quinone oxidoreductase subunit NuoI: protein MNAIRHFFKSFLLWELLLGLRLTGRYLFARKFTVQYPEEKTPMSPRFRGLHALRRYPNGEERCIACKLCEAVCPALAITIESEERADGTRRTTRYDIDLFKCIFCGFCEEACPVDSIVETHLFEYHFENRGEQIMTKDMLLAIGDRYEKEIAAARAADAMYR, encoded by the coding sequence ATGAACGCGATCCGACATTTCTTCAAGAGCTTCCTGCTCTGGGAATTGCTGTTGGGCCTGCGCCTGACCGGGCGCTACCTGTTCGCGCGCAAGTTCACCGTGCAGTATCCCGAGGAGAAGACGCCGATGTCGCCGCGCTTTCGCGGGCTGCACGCATTGCGCCGCTACCCGAACGGTGAGGAGCGCTGCATCGCCTGCAAGCTGTGCGAAGCGGTCTGTCCGGCGCTCGCGATCACCATCGAGTCCGAAGAGCGGGCGGACGGCACCCGGCGCACCACGCGCTACGACATCGACCTGTTCAAGTGTATCTTCTGCGGCTTCTGCGAGGAGGCCTGCCCGGTCGACTCGATCGTCGAGACGCACCTGTTCGAATACCACTTCGAAAATCGCGGCGAGCAGATCATGACCAAGGACATGCTGCTGGCGATCGGCGATCGCTACGAGAAAGAGATCGCGGCCGCGCGTGCGGCGGACGCGATGTACCGGTGA
- the nuoH gene encoding NADH-quinone oxidoreductase subunit NuoH, producing the protein MIDWLMESFQALPVVMQILFKITLIVAPLMLAVAYTTYAERKVIGYIQVRIGPNRVGPRGWLQPIADAVKLLTKEVIVPTNANRFLFLIAPTLALFPALAAWAVVPFDDGMVLADVNAGLLYLLALTSLGVYGVLIAGWASNSKYALLGAMRSAAQIVAYEIAMGFALVGVIMAAGSLNVGEIVRAQEGSVYHWFLLPLLPLFLVYFISGVAETNRAPFDVAEGESEIVAGFHVEYSGMAFAVFFLAEYANMILISALAALLFFGGWLSPLQGIVPDSAFAWPVIGWFLDSGIHWFLLKTAFFLFLFLWLRATFPRYRYDQIMRLGWKVLIPVTIVWLFVLGVLVFLQVGPWFA; encoded by the coding sequence ATGATCGACTGGCTCATGGAAAGCTTTCAGGCGCTGCCGGTGGTGATGCAGATCCTGTTCAAGATCACGCTGATCGTGGCGCCCCTGATGCTGGCGGTGGCCTATACGACCTATGCCGAACGCAAGGTCATCGGCTACATACAGGTCCGGATCGGACCGAACCGGGTCGGGCCGCGCGGCTGGCTGCAGCCCATCGCCGACGCGGTGAAGCTGCTGACCAAGGAAGTGATCGTCCCGACCAACGCGAACCGCTTCCTGTTCCTGATTGCGCCGACACTCGCGCTGTTCCCCGCGCTCGCCGCCTGGGCGGTGGTACCGTTCGACGACGGCATGGTACTGGCCGACGTGAACGCCGGCCTGCTGTACCTGCTGGCGCTGACCTCGCTCGGGGTCTACGGAGTGCTCATCGCGGGCTGGGCGTCGAACTCGAAGTACGCACTGCTCGGCGCGATGCGGTCGGCGGCGCAGATCGTCGCCTACGAGATCGCAATGGGCTTCGCGCTGGTCGGCGTGATCATGGCGGCTGGAAGCCTGAACGTCGGCGAGATCGTGCGCGCGCAGGAAGGGAGCGTGTATCACTGGTTCCTGCTGCCGCTGCTGCCGCTGTTCCTGGTGTACTTCATCTCCGGCGTCGCCGAGACCAACCGCGCGCCGTTCGACGTGGCCGAGGGCGAATCCGAGATCGTCGCCGGGTTCCACGTCGAGTACTCGGGCATGGCCTTTGCGGTCTTCTTCCTGGCCGAATACGCGAACATGATCCTGATTTCGGCGCTGGCCGCGCTGCTGTTCTTCGGGGGCTGGTTGTCGCCGCTGCAGGGAATCGTTCCGGACAGCGCGTTCGCCTGGCCGGTGATCGGCTGGTTCCTTGATTCCGGGATCCACTGGTTCCTGCTGAAGACCGCCTTCTTCCTGTTCCTGTTCCTGTGGCTGCGGGCGACCTTCCCGCGCTACCGCTACGACCAGATCATGCGCCTGGGCTGGAAGGTATTGATCCCGGTCACCATCGTCTGGCTGTTCGTGCTGGGTGTACTGGTGTTCCTGCAGGTGGGTCCATGGTTCGCCTAG
- the nuoG gene encoding NADH-quinone oxidoreductase subunit NuoG, translated as MSQDLVTFEIDGQTLQAPKGTMLIDVADDANIHVPRFCYHKKLSVAANCRMCLVEVEKAPKPLPACATPVMEGMKVHTRSPLALAAQKGTMEFLLINHPLDCPICDQGGECELQDVAMGYGESVSRYAEAKRVVNDRDIGPLIETEMTRCIHCTRCVRFAEEIAGVRELGATGRGEYVRIGTYVEHTVSHELSGNVIDLCPVGALTAKPSRYRARAWEYREAPSVAAHDGVGSNVFVHTYNGRVMRVVPRENEAVNETWISDRDRFSYAGLSAGDRLTRPRIKVDGEWQDASWEEALAKAADGLRMADPARTGALLSPSLTLEEFYLAQKVLRGLGVGDIDHRLGQLDFRDEAAAPLFPWLGSAIEDLDRADAVLLVGCNPRREAPMLAHRLRKAGLKGARISAVHTHWLDLTYPTDAQLLGDVRSQVLGLAGVAARLAENGKKLPKLLSDVVAAAFTEDEATLEAQRRIATALSEGHQSHVLLGADAIASPAFSTLRALAGWIARQTGARLGYLAPGANAAGAWLAGCVPTRSVGGAATGLSGSDVRNMLAQGRDAFVLAGIDPDCDFADPVPALRALREARLVVALTAFANPVLEEIADVLLPVATAFETSGTLVNAEGRWQSFRAVATAPAEARPGWKVWRVLGNLLDVRGVGYLDSRAVRDEMKAQLPEAAFSTQVDLRLAQVEIPDTASALVRMQVQGLYSCDPLVRRAAPLQVLPEGRRADTVRIHPQSAGSHADGTRVRLRQGRRDAELTLVHDETVPVGVAVTVAGSAALADLDVPGTPVTLARA; from the coding sequence ATGAGCCAGGATCTGGTCACCTTCGAGATCGACGGACAGACGCTGCAGGCGCCGAAGGGCACGATGCTGATCGATGTCGCCGATGACGCGAACATCCACGTCCCGCGGTTCTGCTACCACAAGAAGCTGTCGGTGGCCGCAAACTGCCGTATGTGCCTGGTCGAAGTGGAAAAGGCGCCGAAGCCGCTGCCCGCGTGTGCGACCCCGGTGATGGAGGGGATGAAGGTCCACACGCGTTCCCCGCTGGCGCTGGCGGCGCAGAAGGGCACGATGGAATTCCTGCTGATCAACCATCCATTGGACTGTCCGATCTGCGATCAGGGTGGCGAGTGCGAGTTGCAGGACGTCGCGATGGGCTACGGCGAGAGCGTGTCGCGCTATGCCGAGGCGAAGCGCGTCGTGAACGACCGCGACATCGGGCCGCTGATCGAGACCGAGATGACCCGGTGCATCCACTGTACCCGCTGCGTGCGTTTCGCCGAGGAGATCGCCGGCGTGCGCGAGCTGGGAGCGACCGGGCGCGGGGAGTACGTCCGCATCGGGACGTACGTCGAGCACACCGTCAGCCATGAGCTTTCGGGCAACGTGATCGATCTGTGCCCGGTGGGAGCGCTGACCGCGAAGCCGTCGCGCTATCGGGCGCGGGCCTGGGAATACCGCGAGGCACCGTCGGTGGCAGCGCACGACGGGGTCGGCTCCAACGTGTTCGTGCACACGTATAACGGGCGCGTGATGCGCGTCGTGCCACGCGAGAACGAGGCGGTGAACGAGACCTGGATTTCGGATCGGGATCGCTTCAGCTACGCCGGCCTCTCCGCAGGGGATCGCCTGACCCGGCCGCGGATCAAGGTCGACGGCGAATGGCAGGACGCGAGCTGGGAAGAGGCGCTGGCCAAGGCCGCCGACGGCCTGCGCATGGCCGACCCGGCGCGTACCGGGGCCTTGCTGTCGCCGTCGCTTACCCTCGAGGAGTTCTACCTGGCGCAGAAGGTACTGCGCGGTCTCGGCGTCGGCGACATCGACCATCGCCTGGGCCAGCTGGATTTCCGCGATGAAGCCGCGGCCCCGCTGTTCCCCTGGCTCGGCAGTGCCATCGAGGATCTGGACCGTGCGGACGCGGTACTGCTGGTCGGCTGTAATCCGCGGCGCGAGGCTCCGATGCTCGCCCACCGCTTGCGCAAGGCCGGCCTGAAGGGCGCCCGGATCAGCGCGGTGCACACGCATTGGCTCGACCTGACCTACCCGACCGATGCCCAGCTGCTGGGTGATGTGCGCAGCCAGGTGCTCGGGCTGGCCGGGGTCGCGGCGCGCCTCGCCGAAAACGGCAAGAAGCTGCCGAAGCTCCTCTCCGACGTGGTCGCCGCCGCCTTCACCGAGGACGAGGCCACGCTCGAGGCGCAGCGGCGCATCGCGACCGCGCTGTCCGAAGGGCATCAGTCGCACGTGCTGCTCGGTGCCGACGCGATCGCCAGCCCGGCTTTCTCGACGCTGCGCGCGCTTGCCGGCTGGATCGCCCGGCAAACCGGTGCGCGTCTGGGCTACCTCGCGCCCGGCGCCAACGCCGCCGGGGCCTGGCTCGCGGGTTGCGTGCCCACGCGCTCGGTCGGTGGCGCGGCCACCGGACTGTCCGGGTCCGACGTGCGGAACATGCTGGCACAGGGCCGGGATGCGTTCGTGTTGGCCGGTATCGATCCGGACTGCGATTTCGCGGACCCGGTGCCGGCACTGCGTGCGCTGCGCGAGGCACGTCTGGTTGTGGCGCTGACCGCCTTCGCGAACCCCGTACTGGAGGAGATTGCCGACGTGCTGCTGCCGGTGGCGACCGCGTTCGAGACCTCCGGCACCCTGGTCAACGCGGAAGGGCGCTGGCAGAGTTTCCGGGCAGTCGCGACCGCGCCCGCCGAGGCCCGCCCCGGCTGGAAGGTCTGGCGGGTGCTCGGCAACCTCCTGGACGTGCGCGGGGTGGGCTACCTGGATTCGCGTGCGGTGCGCGACGAGATGAAGGCGCAACTGCCCGAGGCGGCGTTCAGCACGCAGGTCGACCTGCGACTTGCGCAGGTCGAAATACCCGACACGGCTTCGGCGTTGGTGCGGATGCAGGTGCAGGGGCTCTATTCCTGCGACCCGCTGGTGCGCCGGGCGGCGCCGTTGCAAGTATTGCCAGAGGGCCGGCGCGCGGATACGGTGCGCATCCATCCGCAATCGGCCGGCTCCCATGCCGACGGAACCCGGGTGCGCCTGCGCCAGGGGCGGCGCGACGCGGAACTCACGCTGGTGCACGACGAGACGGTTCCGGTCGGAGTCGCGGTGACCGTGGCCGGCAGCGCCGCGCTCGCCGATCTCGATGTACCCGGAACCCCGGTTACCCTGGCCCGGGCCTGA
- the nuoF gene encoding NADH-quinone oxidoreductase subunit NuoF, which translates to MANRICFATRELETPWSLDSYLSVGGYQALKKVFGERMPPEDVIEEVKKSNLRGRGGAGFPTGLKWSFMPRNSPGQKYIVCNSDESEPGTCKDRDILRFNPHALIEGMAIAGYAIGATVGYNYMRGEFIDEVYRRFSDALKEAYDQGFLGKDVLGSGVDFDLHATLGAGAYICGEETALLESLEGKKGQPRFKPPFPANFGLYGRPTTINNTESLASIPSILRNGGDWFAELGVPKSGGEKLFSVSGHVNRPGNYEVPLGTPFSELLDLAGGVLDGRRLKAVIPGGSSVPVVPGDAMMQANMDYDSIAKAGSMLGSGAVIVMDETTDMVQVLQRISRFYFSESCGQCTPCREGTGWMYRMLTRIVEGRGRPEDLERLDDVASKIEGRTICALGDAAAMPVRSFIKHYRHEFAHYIQHGKSLVAQAA; encoded by the coding sequence ATGGCCAACCGCATCTGCTTCGCGACCCGCGAACTCGAAACGCCCTGGTCGCTGGATTCCTACCTGAGCGTCGGCGGCTACCAGGCGCTGAAGAAGGTTTTCGGTGAGCGCATGCCGCCCGAGGACGTGATCGAAGAGGTCAAGAAATCGAACCTGCGCGGGCGCGGCGGTGCCGGGTTCCCGACCGGTCTGAAGTGGAGCTTCATGCCGCGCAACAGTCCCGGGCAGAAATACATCGTATGCAACTCCGACGAGTCCGAGCCCGGCACCTGCAAGGATCGCGACATTCTGCGCTTCAACCCGCATGCGCTGATTGAGGGCATGGCCATCGCCGGCTATGCGATCGGTGCGACGGTGGGCTACAACTACATGCGCGGCGAGTTCATCGACGAGGTTTACCGGCGCTTCTCGGATGCGCTGAAGGAAGCCTATGACCAGGGGTTCCTGGGCAAGGATGTCCTCGGCTCCGGGGTCGATTTCGACCTCCACGCGACCCTCGGTGCCGGCGCATATATCTGCGGCGAGGAGACCGCGCTCCTCGAGTCGCTCGAGGGCAAGAAGGGCCAGCCGCGGTTCAAGCCGCCGTTCCCGGCCAACTTCGGGTTGTACGGGCGCCCGACGACGATCAACAACACCGAGTCGCTGGCTTCGATCCCGTCGATCCTGCGCAACGGTGGCGACTGGTTCGCCGAACTGGGCGTGCCGAAGTCCGGCGGCGAGAAGCTGTTCTCGGTCTCGGGCCATGTGAATCGACCGGGCAACTATGAGGTGCCGCTCGGAACCCCGTTCAGCGAGTTGCTGGATCTGGCGGGCGGCGTGCTCGACGGACGCCGGCTGAAAGCGGTGATTCCGGGGGGGTCCTCGGTGCCGGTGGTGCCGGGCGATGCGATGATGCAGGCAAACATGGACTACGACTCGATTGCGAAGGCCGGTTCCATGCTTGGCTCCGGTGCGGTGATCGTGATGGACGAGACGACCGACATGGTCCAGGTGCTGCAGCGGATCTCGCGCTTCTATTTCTCCGAGTCGTGCGGCCAGTGCACGCCTTGCCGCGAGGGTACCGGCTGGATGTACCGGATGCTGACCCGGATCGTCGAGGGCCGGGGACGTCCGGAAGATTTGGAACGGCTCGACGATGTCGCGAGCAAGATCGAGGGTCGCACGATCTGCGCACTCGGCGACGCCGCCGCGATGCCGGTTCGCAGTTTCATCAAGCACTACCGTCACGAGTTCGCACACTACATTCAGCACGGCAAGAGCCTGGTGGCGCAGGCCGCCTGA
- the nuoE gene encoding NADH-quinone oxidoreductase subunit NuoE has product MAAKEQNAPMLSEHLRAEIDHWLARYPDNQRRSALLGALRAAQHEHGYLSTELMDAVAEYLRIPAMDVYEAATFYSMFELEPVGRHTIAVCSNVSCMLRGSDAIIEHLQRKLGIRLGESTPDGKFYLKREEECLAACCGAPMMQVDHVYYENLTPERVDEILAKLES; this is encoded by the coding sequence ATGGCGGCGAAGGAGCAGAACGCGCCGATGCTCAGCGAGCACCTGCGCGCGGAGATCGACCACTGGCTGGCGCGTTACCCGGATAACCAGCGCCGCTCGGCGCTGCTCGGCGCGCTGCGCGCGGCCCAACACGAGCACGGTTACCTGAGCACCGAGCTCATGGATGCGGTCGCGGAATATTTGCGCATCCCGGCGATGGATGTGTACGAGGCCGCAACGTTCTACTCGATGTTCGAACTCGAACCGGTCGGCCGGCACACCATCGCGGTCTGCAGCAACGTCTCCTGCATGCTCCGTGGTTCCGATGCCATCATCGAACATCTGCAACGAAAGCTCGGGATCCGGCTTGGCGAGTCGACCCCCGACGGGAAGTTCTACCTGAAGCGGGAGGAGGAATGCCTGGCCGCCTGCTGCGGCGCCCCGATGATGCAGGTAGACCATGTCTACTACGAGAACCTGACGCCCGAGCGCGTGGACGAAATCCTCGCCAAGCTGGAGTCCTGA
- a CDS encoding NADH-quinone oxidoreductase subunit D: MPEIRNFTLNFGPQHPSAHGVLRLVLEMDGEVVQRADPHIGLLHRGTEKLAESKPYNQSIGYMDRLDYVSMMSNEHGYVLAMEKLLEIEPPLRAQYIRVMFDEITRILNHLLWLGAHALDIGAMTVFLYAFREREDLMDCYEAVSGARMHATYYRPGGVARDLPDAMPKYQPSRWKTQAEVDALNANRQGSMLDFIESFTERFPGCVDEYETLLTDNRIWKQRTVGIGVVSPGRAKQLGLTGPMLRGSGVEWDLRRKQPYEVYDRLDFDIPVGVNGDCYDRYLVRIEEMRQSNRIIRQCIDWLRANPGPVLLENYKIAPPRREEMKADMEALIHHFKLFTEGFCLPEGEAYAAVEHPKGEFGVYLVSDGANKPYRLKVRAPGFVHLSALDEMARGHMLADVVAIIGTQDIVFGEVDR; the protein is encoded by the coding sequence ATGCCTGAGATCCGCAACTTTACCCTGAACTTCGGTCCCCAGCATCCTTCGGCGCACGGCGTGCTGCGCCTGGTGCTGGAGATGGACGGCGAGGTGGTCCAGCGCGCAGATCCGCACATCGGGTTGCTGCATCGCGGTACCGAGAAACTTGCCGAGAGCAAGCCGTATAACCAGTCGATCGGTTACATGGATCGGCTCGACTACGTGTCGATGATGAGCAACGAGCACGGCTACGTGCTGGCGATGGAGAAGCTTCTCGAGATCGAGCCGCCGCTGCGCGCCCAGTACATCCGCGTGATGTTCGACGAGATCACGCGGATCCTGAACCACCTGCTGTGGCTCGGTGCTCATGCGCTCGACATCGGCGCCATGACGGTCTTCCTGTACGCGTTCCGCGAGCGCGAGGATCTGATGGATTGTTACGAGGCAGTCAGCGGTGCCCGGATGCACGCGACCTACTACCGACCGGGCGGTGTCGCCCGCGACCTGCCCGACGCGATGCCGAAATATCAGCCGTCGCGCTGGAAGACGCAGGCCGAGGTCGACGCGCTGAATGCGAACCGCCAGGGCTCGATGCTGGACTTCATCGAGTCGTTCACCGAGCGTTTCCCCGGCTGCGTCGACGAATACGAGACGCTGTTGACCGACAACCGGATCTGGAAACAGCGCACGGTGGGGATCGGCGTGGTGAGCCCCGGGCGCGCGAAGCAGCTGGGCCTGACCGGGCCGATGCTGCGCGGCTCCGGCGTCGAGTGGGATCTGCGCCGCAAACAGCCCTACGAGGTCTACGACCGTCTGGATTTCGACATCCCGGTCGGCGTGAACGGCGATTGCTACGACCGCTACCTGGTCCGGATCGAGGAGATGCGCCAGTCGAACCGGATCATCCGCCAGTGCATCGACTGGCTGCGGGCGAATCCCGGCCCGGTACTGCTGGAGAACTACAAGATCGCTCCGCCGCGGCGCGAGGAGATGAAGGCCGACATGGAGGCGCTGATCCATCACTTCAAGCTGTTCACCGAGGGTTTCTGCCTGCCGGAAGGCGAGGCCTATGCCGCGGTCGAGCATCCGAAGGGCGAGTTCGGCGTCTACCTGGTCTCCGACGGCGCGAACAAGCCCTACCGGCTGAAGGTCCGCGCCCCGGGCTTTGTCCATCTGTCCGCGCTGGACGAGATGGCGCGCGGGCACATGCTGGCGGACGTGGTTGCGATCATCGGTACGCAGGATATCGTCTTCGGGGAGGTGGACCGCTGA
- a CDS encoding NADH-quinone oxidoreductase subunit C — protein MSESKHWIDILRAEFEPQLQAVHVDHGEVTIEIPADQWKTVAERLRDHPDLAFDMLVDLCGVDYLEYGRTEWATQAASRQGFSRGVSPATSGRFTFDEAADDADREGPRFAVVMHLLSIAHNRRLRVRAFLPDDDFPGIESVTGVWASANWFEREAFDLFGILFAGHPDLRRILTDYGFVGHPFRKDFPLIGHVEMRYDPEQQRVIYQPVTIEPRVLVPKVIRDDHRYAGDEQAGDERNA, from the coding sequence ATGTCCGAAAGCAAGCACTGGATCGATATCCTGCGGGCGGAGTTCGAGCCGCAACTGCAGGCGGTGCACGTCGATCATGGCGAGGTGACGATCGAGATCCCCGCCGACCAGTGGAAGACGGTGGCAGAGCGTCTGCGCGATCACCCGGACCTCGCATTCGACATGCTCGTGGACCTCTGTGGTGTCGACTACCTCGAATACGGGCGTACCGAATGGGCGACCCAGGCCGCCTCCCGCCAGGGCTTCTCGCGTGGGGTGTCGCCGGCGACCTCGGGGCGGTTCACGTTCGACGAGGCCGCGGATGACGCGGATCGGGAAGGCCCGCGCTTCGCGGTGGTGATGCACCTGCTGTCGATCGCGCATAACCGGCGGCTGCGCGTCCGCGCCTTCCTGCCGGACGACGACTTTCCCGGGATCGAGTCGGTCACCGGGGTCTGGGCGTCGGCCAACTGGTTCGAACGCGAGGCCTTCGACCTGTTCGGGATCCTGTTCGCGGGCCACCCGGACCTGCGCCGGATCCTGACCGACTACGGTTTCGTCGGCCACCCGTTCCGCAAGGACTTCCCGCTGATCGGTCACGTGGAGATGCGCTATGACCCCGAACAACAGCGGGTGATCTACCAGCCGGTGACCATCGAGCCGCGGGTGCTCGTGCCCAAGGTGATCCGCGACGACCACCGCTACGCGGGGGACGAGCAGGCGGGAGACGAACGCAATGCCTGA
- a CDS encoding NuoB/complex I 20 kDa subunit family protein: MGIEGVLEKGFVTTSADKLINWARTGSLWPMTFGLACCAVEMMHAGAARYDLDRFGIVFRPSPRQSDVMIVAGTLVNKMAPALRKVYDQMAEPRWVISMGSCANGGGYYHYSYAVVRGCDRIVPVDVYVPGCPPTAEALLYGIIQLQNKIRRTNTIAR, encoded by the coding sequence ATGGGAATAGAAGGCGTTCTCGAGAAAGGTTTCGTCACCACCTCGGCCGACAAGCTGATCAACTGGGCGCGTACCGGGTCGCTCTGGCCGATGACCTTCGGGCTGGCGTGCTGCGCGGTCGAGATGATGCACGCCGGTGCCGCCCGGTACGATCTTGACCGTTTCGGCATCGTGTTCCGGCCGAGTCCCCGGCAGTCGGACGTGATGATTGTGGCCGGCACGCTGGTGAACAAGATGGCTCCGGCACTACGTAAGGTCTACGACCAGATGGCCGAACCGCGCTGGGTGATCTCTATGGGCTCCTGCGCGAACGGCGGTGGCTACTACCACTATTCCTACGCGGTTGTGCGCGGTTGCGACCGCATCGTGCCGGTCGATGTCTATGTCCCCGGCTGTCCGCCGACTGCGGAGGCGCTGCTGTACGGGATCATCCAGCTGCAGAACAAGATCCGCCGCACCAATACCATTGCCCGCTGA
- a CDS encoding NADH-quinone oxidoreductase subunit A, which translates to MLEGYLPILIFLVVGAVAGLVPLALGMAIGPRKPDAAKDSPYECGFEAFEDSRLKFDVRFYLVAILFIIFDLEIAFLFPWAVALGDIGLFGLLAMALFLVILVIGFIYEWKKGALEWE; encoded by the coding sequence ATGCTGGAAGGCTACCTGCCGATACTGATCTTCCTCGTGGTTGGGGCCGTGGCAGGTCTGGTGCCGCTCGCCCTGGGCATGGCGATCGGTCCGCGTAAGCCGGACGCGGCGAAGGATTCCCCGTACGAATGCGGCTTCGAGGCTTTCGAGGACTCGCGGCTGAAGTTCGACGTGCGCTTCTACCTGGTCGCGATCCTGTTCATCATCTTCGATCTGGAGATTGCGTTTCTCTTCCCCTGGGCAGTGGCACTCGGCGACATCGGGCTGTTCGGTCTGCTGGCGATGGCGCTGTTCCTGGTGATCCTGGTGATCGGCTTCATCTACGAGTGGAAGAAGGGGGCCCTGGAATGGGAATAG
- the secG gene encoding preprotein translocase subunit SecG — MIYGILLVVQVLVAVALIALVLMQHGKGADAGAAFGSGASATVFGARGSANFLSRSTAILAVVFFVNSLSLAYLAASEPETRSLIEQMREQAAQEEVLDESLPLDPVPGRPSDIPD; from the coding sequence ATGATCTACGGCATTCTTCTGGTGGTGCAGGTGCTGGTGGCAGTGGCGCTGATCGCGCTGGTGCTGATGCAGCACGGCAAGGGGGCGGACGCCGGTGCGGCGTTCGGCAGCGGCGCCTCGGCGACAGTATTCGGGGCGCGGGGGTCGGCCAATTTCCTCAGCCGTTCCACCGCAATCCTGGCAGTGGTATTCTTCGTGAACAGCCTGTCGCTCGCCTACCTTGCGGCTTCGGAGCCCGAGACGCGCAGCCTGATCGAGCAGATGCGGGAGCAGGCGGCGCAGGAAGAGGTGCTTGACGAATCGCTGCCGCTGGACCCGGTCCCGGGCCGCCCGAGCGACATCCCCGACTAG
- the tpiA gene encoding triose-phosphate isomerase — protein sequence MRKALVAGNWKMNGSVTSNRELLSALKQAIPGGDRVDVAVCPPAVYLPDVVDQLHGGPIAVGGQDCSDETAGAYTGEIAASMLKEVGCEYVIVGHSERRARQGEDSAWVARKFIAAQAAGLVPILCVGEQLSDREAGRTDAVVAEQLDAVLDLAGVAAFERSVVAYEPVWAIGTGLTATPDQAAEVHGLIRARVAARDSAVAAGLRILYGGSVKADNAAGLFALPDIDGGLIGGASLDARSFVAIVDAAGAARG from the coding sequence ATGCGCAAGGCTCTGGTCGCAGGGAACTGGAAGATGAACGGGTCGGTGACGTCGAACCGGGAGCTCCTGTCTGCGCTGAAACAGGCCATTCCAGGCGGCGATCGGGTCGATGTCGCGGTGTGTCCGCCCGCGGTGTATCTGCCGGACGTGGTGGACCAGCTGCACGGCGGCCCGATTGCGGTGGGCGGCCAGGACTGTTCCGACGAGACTGCGGGTGCCTACACCGGCGAGATCGCGGCCAGCATGCTGAAGGAAGTCGGCTGCGAGTACGTGATCGTCGGCCATTCCGAGCGTCGGGCCCGGCAGGGCGAGGACAGCGCCTGGGTCGCGCGCAAGTTCATTGCCGCGCAGGCCGCGGGTCTGGTACCGATCCTCTGTGTCGGCGAGCAGTTGTCCGACCGCGAGGCCGGGCGCACCGATGCCGTGGTCGCCGAGCAGCTGGACGCGGTGCTGGATCTGGCCGGCGTGGCCGCGTTCGAGCGGAGCGTGGTGGCCTACGAGCCGGTCTGGGCCATCGGTACCGGGCTTACGGCTACGCCGGATCAGGCGGCAGAGGTGCATGGGCTCATCCGCGCACGGGTCGCGGCAAGGGATTCCGCGGTGGCTGCCGGTCTGCGCATCCTGTACGGTGGCAGTGTGAAGGCCGACAACGCGGCGGGCTTGTTCGCGCTGCCGGATATCGACGGCGGCTTGATCGGCGGCGCTTCGCTGGACGCCCGCTCGTTCGTTGCGATCGTCGACGCGGCCGGCGCCGCGCGAGGCTAG